The uncultured Cohaesibacter sp. genome window below encodes:
- a CDS encoding ATP-binding protein, whose product MSLTDLIRTSSDPDKTAALIDALHFAASNAMAMVEGGVEIHKPLQHDEISLARWLSEFEGLAGVLANAHDTRFSLTIDPTLEEANPPAPAPVYLHRTLMLLLDNALKYAPGADITLRATLEQQDTGSAALLLSLCDTGPGFGCDTPDLLFEPYHRGEGHDAVDGKGLGLFSARHILSGLGGSITATANQPHGACFHIRLPIENRNETPAFPAGNAGQPEEELPPHDGATILIVDDNRTNLLILGELLKALGYLPIAAQTGAEALALLAETPPDLAILDIHMADMSGWDLLDRLKDIPGLAALPVLAISADRPPKDIAPFRDWIRRPIQPKELYALIEGSLADVLSA is encoded by the coding sequence GTGTCTCTGACCGACCTGATCCGCACATCATCGGATCCGGACAAGACGGCAGCGCTCATTGATGCGCTGCATTTCGCGGCCAGCAATGCCATGGCCATGGTCGAGGGTGGCGTCGAAATTCACAAGCCTTTGCAGCATGACGAGATCAGCCTGGCCCGTTGGCTTTCAGAATTCGAAGGTCTGGCAGGCGTGCTTGCCAACGCCCATGACACCCGGTTTTCATTGACGATCGACCCGACGCTCGAAGAGGCGAACCCGCCAGCTCCAGCGCCGGTCTATCTGCACCGGACATTGATGCTTCTGCTCGACAACGCGCTCAAATATGCGCCCGGAGCGGACATAACACTCAGAGCCACCCTCGAGCAGCAAGACACCGGAAGCGCTGCGTTGCTTCTCAGCCTATGCGATACCGGGCCGGGATTTGGCTGTGACACCCCCGATCTGCTGTTTGAACCCTATCATCGCGGCGAAGGCCACGACGCGGTCGACGGCAAGGGACTTGGCCTCTTTAGCGCTCGCCACATTCTCTCCGGCCTTGGTGGCAGCATAACCGCGACAGCCAACCAGCCACACGGCGCCTGCTTTCACATCCGGCTGCCAATCGAGAACCGCAACGAAACGCCAGCTTTCCCCGCCGGGAATGCTGGCCAGCCTGAGGAAGAGCTGCCACCCCATGATGGGGCAACGATTCTGATCGTTGATGACAACAGGACCAACCTGCTGATCCTTGGTGAATTGCTCAAGGCACTGGGTTATCTGCCGATCGCCGCCCAGACGGGGGCAGAAGCGCTGGCCCTGTTGGCCGAGACGCCGCCGGATCTCGCCATTCTCGACATCCACATGGCGGACATGAGCGGCTGGGATCTGCTGGACCGCCTCAAGGATATACCGGGGCTTGCTGCCCTGCCAGTCCTGGCCATTTCCGCCGACAGGCCCCCGAAAGACATCGCCCCGTTCCGCGACTGGATCCGTAGACCGATCCAGCCCAAAGAGCTTTATGCGCTCATCGAAGGATCCCTTGCGGACGTGTTGTCCGCCTGA